One region of Quercus lobata isolate SW786 chromosome 2, ValleyOak3.0 Primary Assembly, whole genome shotgun sequence genomic DNA includes:
- the LOC115977078 gene encoding methyl-CpG-binding domain-containing protein 11-like, with translation MASSVEEAGREEVVSVELPAPPGWKKKFLPKQSGTPKKNEIIFTSPTGEEIVSKRQLEQYLKAHPGGPTASEFDWGTGETPRRSARISEKTKATPPPESETPKKRSRKSSAKKDDKEKETAPEGTEETKEVHMEDAEKSEKDNVDAKTEKVDVKQNQEDNKAQDTDTKTEAIPPEEGKVGLEGNIPNDAEESKKTSEAELESSKETLVGKEAEGSKVTQNENEKLEGEKVQEKAQQPECEAEKEDGSGDQDKADAAIAGEKKIEVEGEEKERDNRSTLVSEGEDKEKSVKENDAEYSAGVHENSKKVEGEATENGGHGSEAVKP, from the exons TTTCTGTGGAGCTCCCTGCTCCTCCTGGTTGGAAAAAGAAg TTCTTGCCCAAACAAAGTGGAACaccaaagaaaaatgagatCATATTTACATCCCCCACGGGAGAGGAGATTGTTAGCAAAAGACAATTGGAACAGTACCTGAAAGCACACCCTGGTGGTCCCACAGCATCAGAATTTGATTGGGGCACCGGTGAGACCCCTAGGAGATCAGCAAGGATTAGTGAGAAGACCAAGGCAACTCCCCCACCAGAAAGTGAGACCCCAAAGAAACGGAGTAGGAAATCATCAGCTAAGAAGGAtgacaaagagaaagaaactgCCCCTGAAGGAACTGAGGAGACCAAAGAAGTTCACATGGAAGATGCTGAAAAATCTGAGAAAGATAATGTAGATGCAAAGACAGAAAAGGTGGATGTGAAGCAAAATCAAGAAGACAATAAAGCACAAGATACAGATACCAAAACGGAAGCAATTCCTCCAGAAGAAGGTAAAGTTGGACTAGAAGGTAACATACCTAATGATGCTGAAGAAAGCAAGAAAACCTCAGAAGCTGAGCTGGAAAGTTCAAAAGAAACACTTGTTGGGAAGGAAGCTGAGGGTTCTAAAGTAACTCAAAATGAGAATGAGAAGTTGGAGGGTGAAAAAGTTCAAGAGAAGGCCCAGCAGCCAGAGTGTGAGGCAGAGAAAGAAGATGGATCTGGGGATCAGGACAAAGCTGACGCAGCCATTgctggtgagaaaaaaattgaagtggaaggagaggagaaagagagagataacaGAAGCACTCTTGTATCTGAAGGAGAAGACAAGGAGAAATCAGTCAAAGAAAACGATGCTGAGTACAGTGCAGGTGTTCATGAAAACAGCAAAAAGGTTGAAGGAGAAGCGACTGAAAATGGAGGCCATGGCAGTGAGGCTGTCAAGCCTTGA
- the LOC115977079 gene encoding thylakoid lumenal 16.5 kDa protein, chloroplastic, with protein MATVFLTTANPFLPSPLSLSASSSSSLLTPPTLCCPHKHNAKRQLALCKAVSESTPLSPNFTKRSLSISFITSFTFFLAGKGCSDVSAAILEADEDDELMEKVKRDRKKRLEKQGVISSSNKETEYLQDLVYKLSKIGLAIDNNDLSTAGLVLGGSTDTDWVKNANKAFNKLSSSPEEKTQVDTFNSSLAKLVSSVTRNDVESSKLAFVLAASSFEKWTTLTGLFGQLKGL; from the exons ATGGCAACAGTCTTTCTCACAACTGCAAACCCCTTCCTTCCTTCTCCTCTATCCCTTTCagcatcttcttcctcttctttacTGACACCACCAACATTGTGTTGCCCTCACAAACACAATGCCAAGAGACAATTAGCTCTATGCAAGGCAGTCAGTGAGTCAACACCACTCTCACCAAATTTTACCAAAAGAAGCCTTTCAATCTCCTTCATCACCAGCTTTACCTTCTTTTTAGCTGGTAAAGGCTGTTCTGATGTTAGTGCAGCAATTCTAGAGgctgatgaagatgatgagCTGATGGAGAAGGTCAAGAGGGACAGAAAGAAGAGGCTTGAGAAGCAAGGAGTCATCAGCTCATCCAACAAAGAGACAG AGTACCTGCAGGATTTGGTATACAAGCTGAGCAAAATTGGGCTAGCTATTGACAATAACGATCTATCAACAGCTGGTTTAGTTCTTGGGGGAAGCACTGACACAGATTGGGTTAAGAATGCTAATAAAGCCTTCAACAAG CTTAGCTCTAGTCCTGAAGAGAAAACTCAAGTGGACACATTTAATTCCTCACTGGCTAAATTGGTCTCATCAG TTACTCGGAATGATGTTGAGTCCTCCAAACTTGCTTTTGTGTTGGCAGCCAGCTCATTTGAGAAGTGGACAACTTTAACTGGTCTTTTTGGCCAGCTTAAGGGGCTTTGA